The nucleotide window TTTCAACTTTAGGTAGAGGTGGAAGTGATTTAACTGCTGTTGCAATTGCTGGAGCGATTGAAGCTGATCTTTGTGAAATTTATACTGATGTTGATGGTATTTATACAACGGATCCAAGAATTGAACCAAAAGCAAAAAAGCTTGAAAAAATTTCTTATGATGAAATGTTAGAATTAGCAAGTTTAGGTGCAAAAGTATTACAAAATAGATCTGTTGAAATGGCGAAAAAATTAAATGTAAATTTAGTATCAAGAAGCAGCTTTACGCCAGAAGTTGAAGGTACGTTAATAACTAAGGAAGAAAATATTATGGAAAAACCAGTTGTAAGTGGAATTGCTTTAGATAAAAATCAAATTAGAGTAGGAATGTATGGAGTTACAGATAGACCTGGAATTGCTTCAGCTATTTTTACAGCACTTGCTGATGCAAATATAAATGTTGATATGATAGTTCAAACAAGAGGACTAGATGGAACAACTGATTTAGATTTTACAATTCCAACTACTGATTTTGAAATTTGTAAAAAAGTTATGGAAAGATTTAGAGAACAAGCTAAAAACATTGATTACAATGAAGCAATTTGTAAAGTATCAATTGTTGGAGTTGGGATGAAATCTCATACAGGTGTAGCTTCAAAAGCATTTACTGCACTTGCAAATGAAAATATAAATATAAGAATAATTTCTACAAGTGAAATTAAAATCTCTATGATAGTTGATTTAAAATATGCAGAACTTGCAGTTCGTGCTTTACATGATGCATATCACTTGGATAACTAGAAGTGCAAGAATTTTTAAATTGGACTGTTAATACAATCAGGGAAGATAGACTTATCTCTCCTTGGTTAGAAGAAAAAAAATATGAATGGACACCATTAGTATCAAAAAACATCAATAATCTACTTGAAAGAGGTTTCTCTATTATTGTTGTTACAGATAAAGAAAGAGAATGGTTTTTAGAATATATTTTAGCTAATATTAATTCTACAAAATTAAATAGACCCTTTTTACCTTATTATGATTTTAAATCTTTTTATAGATACATTGATGCTGTAAAATCAGATGAAGATATTTCATATATAAAAGATATGTTAAGTATCTCTTTTCCAAATGGATACTGTTTTTGGTATATTGGTAAAAGTCAAGATGTAAGAGCTATTATTCCAAAAGTCTCTAAAAACTCTTTTTTATGGCTATTTGATGAAGAAAAACAAGATGCATTTAATCTAAAAAGTAGTGATGAAGCTTTAGATATGAAACTTTTACAAATGTTTAGGTTATATAATAAATCAGTTAGTGCTTCTTTATTTGCTGAAATTAATGTGGAAAATTAAAAGTGATTGAATTTATTGAAAACTCTTCTATTTTAATAGTAAATGATATTGAGTCAACATTAAATGAATTATTGACAAAATATCCTTTACATTCTACAAGAATTATAAAAAATGAAGAGAAAGAAGAATTTTTAATTGCACAAGCTACTCAAGCAATAAAAGAAGCATATATAGCTTCAAATGAAAAAAAATATATTTTTTTATGTGGATCAACTTTTAGAAAAGAAGCTCAAAACTCTTTACTTAAAATTTTAGAAGAACCACCAAGAAATGTTGTATTTATAATAATAACAAATTCAAAAACTTCTCTTTTACCAACAATTTATTCAAGATTGCCTTATAAATATTTAAAAAAATCTTTAATAAAATTTGAATCTACTTTAAATATAAATAAGTTAGATTTGAGAGATATCTATAACTTTTTAAAAGAAAATCAAAAAATTTCTAAACAAGAAGCCAAAGATATTGTTGAATCAATTTTATTAAAAGTAAATAATCAAAAAATAAAGTTATCACAAAAAGAACTAGAATTTTTTTCTAAATCAATAAAACTATTAGAATTAAACTCAAGACCTATAAATGTGTTAACAACCCTACTTCTATTTTTGGCAAATCAAAAAAATAAAAACTAAAAAGGTTTTATATGCAAACATATAAAATATCAATATCTGATACAAAAAAATTTTATGAAAATCTTGGTTGTGATAAAGGTGGTATAGAAATACTATCTAAAAAATCAAAACTTCATACTTTGTACATAAAAGATTTACATGTTGGTGCAGCAAATATTTTAAAACAAGATGCTTTATCTATTGGTGCTGATTTAGCAGTTCCAAGTGGAGTGATTGTAGCTCGCGATAAATATGTGGATGCTGTGTTAATTGGTACAACTAAACACTTTGAAGTTTTATCAAGAAAAGAATTAGCTCAACCTTTTGGTTTAAAAGAGTTAGCAAAATCTTTAAAAGATTATGTAAAAGAACAAAACTATAAAACAAAAATAATGGGTGTTTTAAATGCAAATGAAGACTCATTTTTTAAAAATAGTAGATTTGATAACTCTAGTGCTTCAATAAAAATTGAAAAAATGATTGAAGATGGTGCAAATATTATTGATATTGGAGCTGTTTCTTCTAGACCTGGAAGTCTTGCTGTTACTGAAGATATTGAATTAGAAAGAGTAAAAGATATAGTTCAAACTATTTATAAAAATAAATACTATGAAAAAGTTGATTTTTCAATTGATTCTTTTGCTCCAAAAGTTATTGATTATGTTTTAAATCATGGTTTTAAAATTGTAAATGATATTACAGGTTTAGAAAATGATGAAGTTTGTAAACTTGTAGCAAAATATAATGCTCAAGCAATTATTATGCATATGCAAAATAATCAAACAAATATGCAAGATAATCCAATATATGAAAATGTGATTTTAGATATTGATACTTATTTAAAAAATCAAATCCAAAAAGCAAAAAGTTTTGGAATTAATGATATTGTTTTAGATGTTGGAATTGGATTTGGAAAAACATTAGAACATAATTTATTACTTTTAAAAAATTTAGAACATTTTAAACATTTTGGTTATGAATTATTAATAGGAGCAAGTAGAAAATCAATGATAAATATGATAACTCCAACAGAAGTTGTTGATAGACTTTCTGGAACTCTTGCAATTCATTTGGAATCTATTAGATATGGTGCTTCAATTATTAGATGTCATGATGTAAAAGAACACTATCAAGCAATAAAAGTTTTTGAAGCAATAAACAATATAAATTAAAAAGAGATACTATTTATAGTATCTCATGTAATGTATTTGCTTTTTTCATCCAATCTTCTAAAACTTCATAATTTTCATCTTCTATCATTTTTTTTGCTTCATTTAATTGATTTTCAAATGTTTCAATAGCTGCTAAAAGATTTTTTCTATTTTGTTTAAAAATATCACTCCACATTCTTGGACTTGATTTTGCTATTCTACTCATATCTTTAAATCCACCAGCTGCAAGTGCAATAATAGCTTTTGGATCTTCATGACTCATAACTGTATTTGCTAGAGAAAAAGAGATAATATGAGGTAAATGAGAAATATAACAAGCATGAATATCATGTTGTGAACTATCCATAACAACAATTCTCATACCAATTTCTTGAAAAATTCTAAATGCTTTATTTACATGAATATTTGCATTATCCTCTAAATCACAAAAAACAACTGTTTTCCCTTCATATAAATCATCAATAGCAGCTTTTGGTCCAGATTTTTCTGTTCCTGTCATAGGATGAGCTGCTATAAAATTTTTTCTTATTTTTTCTGGAATATTTTTTACAATATATTCTTTTGTAGAACCCATATCAATAATAGTTGTATTTTCATCAATATCTAAAAAATTTGGAAACATTGAAATAATAGCATCCACAGGAATAGCTAAAATTATTACATCAGAAACTTTTTTTAATGTTTCTAAATCAACTAACTCATCAACTAAGTTTAAATCTAAGATATCTTTTTTATTTTTTTCACTATTAGTAAAACCATAAACTTTTTTTGCAATACCATATCTTTTTACTGCCTTTGCTAAAGAACCACCCATAAGTCCTAAGCCAATAATTCCTACGTTCAAAATATAACCTTTTAACAAATAAATTAAGCTTGGATTATATCTTACTTTATATTTATATAAACTATATTTAGATATATTATTGCACTATAATGAAAATAAGGATAGTTGTGAAAAATAAAGTCGTACTATTATCTTTGGCTTGTGCAACAGCATTAAGTGCAAATACAATAAAATCTATAGAGTATAAAGATGTTAATAAGATTTCACCTCAAATTTTAAATGAAACATTAAATATGAATGTGGGTGATGAACTTGATGAAAATAAATTAAATGATGCGGTTATAAATTTTTATAAACAGGGTTATTTTGAAGATATTAAAGTTATAAATGAAAATGGAAATTTGAAATTAATATTTAAAGAAAAACCTTCAATTGCAAGTATTGATATTAAAGGTTATAAATCAAGAGCTGAAGATATTGATACACTCAAAACTGTTTTGAGGCTCAAAAAAGGGTCAATGTATACTGAA belongs to Arcobacter defluvii and includes:
- a CDS encoding aspartate kinase; protein product: MLKVLKFGGTSVGTLDRIQNVANIIKKIRDEGDDVIAVVSAMSGETNKLLEYAEYYSKTPKLDEIDMLLSSGERVTSALLSIALNEMGYKAMSMSGRQAGIVTDNAHTKARIESIDTTQMKKAIKDGNIIIVAGFQGVAQDTLRVSTLGRGGSDLTAVAIAGAIEADLCEIYTDVDGIYTTDPRIEPKAKKLEKISYDEMLELASLGAKVLQNRSVEMAKKLNVNLVSRSSFTPEVEGTLITKEENIMEKPVVSGIALDKNQIRVGMYGVTDRPGIASAIFTALADANINVDMIVQTRGLDGTTDLDFTIPTTDFEICKKVMERFREQAKNIDYNEAICKVSIVGVGMKSHTGVASKAFTALANENINIRIISTSEIKISMIVDLKYAELAVRALHDAYHLDN
- a CDS encoding HobA family DNA replication regulator: MQEFLNWTVNTIREDRLISPWLEEKKYEWTPLVSKNINNLLERGFSIIVVTDKEREWFLEYILANINSTKLNRPFLPYYDFKSFYRYIDAVKSDEDISYIKDMLSISFPNGYCFWYIGKSQDVRAIIPKVSKNSFLWLFDEEKQDAFNLKSSDEALDMKLLQMFRLYNKSVSASLFAEINVEN
- a CDS encoding DNA polymerase III subunit delta', with product MIEFIENSSILIVNDIESTLNELLTKYPLHSTRIIKNEEKEEFLIAQATQAIKEAYIASNEKKYIFLCGSTFRKEAQNSLLKILEEPPRNVVFIIITNSKTSLLPTIYSRLPYKYLKKSLIKFESTLNINKLDLRDIYNFLKENQKISKQEAKDIVESILLKVNNQKIKLSQKELEFFSKSIKLLELNSRPINVLTTLLLFLANQKNKN
- the folP gene encoding dihydropteroate synthase, whose protein sequence is MQTYKISISDTKKFYENLGCDKGGIEILSKKSKLHTLYIKDLHVGAANILKQDALSIGADLAVPSGVIVARDKYVDAVLIGTTKHFEVLSRKELAQPFGLKELAKSLKDYVKEQNYKTKIMGVLNANEDSFFKNSRFDNSSASIKIEKMIEDGANIIDIGAVSSRPGSLAVTEDIELERVKDIVQTIYKNKYYEKVDFSIDSFAPKVIDYVLNHGFKIVNDITGLENDEVCKLVAKYNAQAIIMHMQNNQTNMQDNPIYENVILDIDTYLKNQIQKAKSFGINDIVLDVGIGFGKTLEHNLLLLKNLEHFKHFGYELLIGASRKSMINMITPTEVVDRLSGTLAIHLESIRYGASIIRCHDVKEHYQAIKVFEAINNIN
- a CDS encoding prephenate dehydrogenase gives rise to the protein MNVGIIGLGLMGGSLAKAVKRYGIAKKVYGFTNSEKNKKDILDLNLVDELVDLETLKKVSDVIILAIPVDAIISMFPNFLDIDENTTIIDMGSTKEYIVKNIPEKIRKNFIAAHPMTGTEKSGPKAAIDDLYEGKTVVFCDLEDNANIHVNKAFRIFQEIGMRIVVMDSSQHDIHACYISHLPHIISFSLANTVMSHEDPKAIIALAAGGFKDMSRIAKSSPRMWSDIFKQNRKNLLAAIETFENQLNEAKKMIEDENYEVLEDWMKKANTLHEIL